The Acetobacteroides hydrogenigenes genomic interval CGCTACGTTACACCGGTGAGGTGCTTTACGATAAAACTTCAGAGTTCCAGCGCACGCGGATTATCGATACCTATGCATACGGAACAACGCTCACCATCGATAACATGGTAATGTGTACTGAGAAAGACGAAAGCCACTACCACGAAATGATAAGCCACCCCGCCATTCTTTCGCATGGTCATATCAAGAAGGTGTTAGTGATTGGAGGAGGCGATGGAGGAACCATTCGCGAAGTGCTGAGGCACTCTTCGGTAGAAAAAGTTACCATGGTGGAAATCGACGAGAATGTTATCGAGGCGTCCAAAATGTACCTACCATCGGTATCGCGCAGCTTTAACCACCCAAAGCTTAAACTTATTGTTGGCGACGGTATTAAGTTTGTAGAAGAAGCAAAGCCCGAAAGCTACGACCTTATTATTGTAGACGGCTCTGATCCTGTTGGCCCAGCCGAAGGCCTTTTCTCGAAGAAGTTTTACGAAAGCTGCTTCAACGCGCTAACGCCCAATGGTATTTTGGTTACCCAAGCAGAATCGCCACTATTCAACGATCGAGCCTTTGTAGAGTTAAACGGATGCCTAAAAGAAGTATTCGGAAACGAAAAAGTAAAAACGCTTCTATTCCATATCCCAACCTATCCATCGGGAACTTGGAGTTTCCAACTAGGTGTTAAGGGCGATATTGATGTTACCAATGTAAAGGACGAGTGCGCCGAAACATTTGGGAACAACCACCTGCTAAACTACTACAACGCAAACGTACACCGAGGTGCTTTTGCCCTGCCCAACTTTGTAAAACGAATGCTAAACGAGCTATAATATGGAGTTTAACCCTAACGGAGTTGGACAGCCCAACGGCAACTACTTTGCCCTTCCTTACTCGCCCGAAGAGGCAAATGTTGTACTACTTTCGGTGCCCTGGGATGTTACCACATCGTATGCACCCGGCACGGCAGATGGTCCACAAGCTATCCTAAATGCTTCACCACAGCTAGATTTACACGATCCATTCGTGAAGGATGCCTGGAAGGTTGGCATCGGAACCTTACCTATTGATGAGGGCTGGCGCGACAAATCGGCCGAATTACGAGAGCTTGCTGAAGATGTCATCGAACGCTTAGAAAATGGAGAGCCTGAGGATTCACCGGCCATCGTCAAGCATCTTAAAACCATAAACAGCGCTTCAGAGTCGCTTAACGACTACGTTTACGCCGAAGCAAAAAATTGGACTGAGAAAGGAAAGATTGTAGGTGTAGTTGGCGGCGAGCATAGCGTTCCATTTGGGCTAATAAAGGCGCTATCGGAAAAGCACGAGAGTCTGGGAATTCTGCACATCGATGCGCACTGCGACCTACGCGTTGCCTATGAAGGATTCAACTACTCGCATGCATCCATCATGTACAACGTGCTCGACAAGATTCCCGCTGTGGATCGTTTAGTGCAGGTTGCGGTTCGCGATTTTAGCGAAGAGGAAATCTCTTTAGCTATGAGCCATCCGAAGATCGTTCCATTTACTGACTTCGAACTCTGCGAAGAAAAATTTCAAGGAATGAGCTGGCACGACCAATGCGAACAGATTATCGAGCAGCTGCCTAAAAAGGTGTACATCAGCTTCGACATCGATGGGCTTACTCCCGATTGCTGTCCAAACACCGGCACCCCAGTTCCTGGAGGGCTTACCTTCCAAGAGGCCATCTACCTGCTAAAGTTAATTGCTGAGAGTGGGCGTAAGATCGTAGGATTCGATCTTGTGGAGGTTGCTCCTGACGATAAGGGAGAATGGGATGCTAACGTAGGCGCCCGTATGCTTTATAAGCTATGCAACCTAGCATATAAATCGAACCAATAATACGCGACGAAGGCTGCTATAAAGCAGCCTTCGTCTTTTTAAAAATACAACAGGGAAATGCCTGCTACAAACAACAAGCAGATGTCTATACTTCTAATTTTGGGATTGATACTTCTAGGAATAGCCGCAGGCTACTTTAGCGGACTTGTCGGGATTGGAGGTGGTATTATTATTGTTCCTGCACTTGTTTTACTGTTTGGCTTTACACAATATGCAGCACAGGGTACCACACTGGCACTTCTTGTACCTCCGATTGGAATTCTCGCGGTATGGAAATACTATCAAAGTGGGTACGTAAACGTCAAAACAGCAGCAATAATTTGTGTCGGATTTGTCATAGGGAGCTATCTGGGTAGTAATACAGCCGTTAGTATTCCTCAAGAAACATTACGAAAAATATTTGCCATTCTTCTTGTTGCCCTAGGCATAAGGATGTTTATTGGGCATAGTTAGAATTCAGAACGCAGCCTATCTGTACATAAAGTTCAGCACAAAATATCTAACAAAAATGGAGTCACAATTTCTCATGACTCCATCATTCCAAATAAAACTAACACACAAAACTTAGCATTCCTAAACAGGATTTGTTAAACTTGGACCATAAGCAACGGCATGTACAATAAACCATACTCCGTCTCCATTAGTATCTGCAACATCTACTGTTAAGGTGTAAGTACTTACAAGAGGATCGAAGCAAATAGTATTACCATATTGTCCAGGAGCCAATGTTGTAGGTTTATAATCGCCTGCATATACATGAGCCTCTTCAATGGCATATCCAGAATTTAAGGTGTAGGTAACTATAGCCTGCAAACCGTTATAGGTAATAGTAACACTACCAACTTTGATTCCTTTGGATGTGTAGTTCAATCCAGCACCAACCCACAAATCATATGTTGTAGTTCCTGCTGTAGTAAGATTTATAGCCCAACCCCAACGGTTTTTAGTTAAGTTGAGGCTTGGAAGTTTTTCGGGATTAGATTTCTTATCTGTAGTGAATACCCATCCTCCCTTAGCAAATGCTGTTCCTAACTTATTTGTTGAAGGAGGAGGTGGTGGTGTTTCACAGCAAGCAGGAGTGTATATTCCGTAGAACCACCATGCTGACCCTGGCCCTGGTACATCACCTCCAAATGCGGTTTCTCCACCAGAAGGATTTCCACTTCCATCGCAAACCAAAACGTCAGCATGAACGACAACATAAATAGGCTGTACCCCACATTTTGTAGCATCATAGAATGGGATAAGGTTTAGAGGTACTGTAAATGTATGGGTGTTTCCACTTGTTACAGTTGCCTTATATGGGAATCCGCCTGCACTTGGACGGGTAATTCCACCTCCATCTAGATTCTCCAAGTTTGTTCCTAGCCACATCTTAATATTTTCAGATACGGCTTGGAATCCACACGTACTAGTGACTGTTACGTAAAGGTTTGTTGCATCGTTTGCAATCACAACATTACCTGCATTAATAGTCTTACCGGCCCAAAGCGTCACTGTATCAGAACCACAGAAAGTAGTTGGAACTCCTGGTGCAAAGACTACACCTCCACTAACTTCCATTACGCCAGAATCAGCCGTTAAGAGCGGATCCTGCATCTCCTCGCTACACGAAGTTGTGGCAAATAGAGCAAGCGCTACTGCCAAAACTTGTACAATCTTTCTCATGGCGCTCATGTTTTTGGTTAGTATTACATCCAATATTCATCTACCATAAGTTACGGTTGGCCATTCCTCTTGTCAAGCAAGAAGAGTTAATTCTGCAAGCCATTATTACACTTTAAATAGTTAGAAAAAGCTCCTACAGCTAAAAGAAAAGAACAATCCAACCTTGTAGAGCATGGATACAAAAATTCCTTATGCAATATGCCTAAGGATATAAATAGGGTCTGCCTAAAAGTAAAAAAGCGCAGACATTGCCTGCGCTTAAATCTAAAAAAACGAATAGGCTAAAGCAGCTTGAAAAGTTCTATATTACCACTTTCATCAACTTTAATGATCATGCGCTTCTTCCCATTTTGTAATTCTACAAAATAGTTGTCTCGATCTAACTCTCGACCATAGAATTGTATGCCTTCGCTAGCATCGCTGCCACGGTAGTCTATAAAGTACACTGAATTTATAGTGTAGTCTTTATACTTTGATTTGAGATGTTTTTGCCCTTTAGATGGAAGATCTGCAAACGTTTTATCCATGCTGGTTGCTATTAAATTCGATTGGTTGTAATACGCAACCATTTTCTGTCCGTTCTTAACAAATTCCACAATGTCGTAATGCGTAGTTTTTGACCAAACTGGAGATAGATTCTTTCCAAAATCGACTTCAAATTGTCGTTTTGAAAATTCACTTACTTGATTTTTTTTGGCAGCTCTTAAATCCTTCTTATTTTCTTTCAACTCCTTTCTCGTTTCTTTCACTTCTTTCCTTGTCTCTTTTACCTCTTTTTTTGTCTCTTTAACTGCCTTTTTTTCATTTTCCTGAGCATTTACCATAAATGGAATAGATGCCAAAAGGAATGTTGCGGCTAAAACCGCTACTTTTTTCATAACTGCGTGTTTTAGGGGTTAACACAACTAATTTAGGACAAATGCAAGTAAAAAAGTACAGTAGTTGGTTAATTGAAACAATTAAGAATTTGACGAAAAAAAACCAAATGGCAAGGTTTATTGATCAAAATTGAATAGTTAACTTAATAAGTATAAGAAAACATCCACAACACAAAAACAAGAAAAAGAGAATTCTACTAGGATCACAAAGCTAACAACATTCAAAATTATTCGACCAATACAGCTCTTTAACATTATCTTTCGGCTATTTATCTCAATATATCACCAAAATTTTATTGTAAGAAGGAAGAACTAATAGCTTAAAGAGTATCAATTCTAAAATGCGAACCGAAGAACTAATCAAAAAATGACTAAGTCGAGATCCCTTTATATTTAGAAAACAAGCTGCCATCGTTAGTTTAAAACCTTTTGCTGATATTGAGTACAAAAAAAAACATACAATCTGTTTGTCACTGCAGATCGTTTGAATAAGTGACATGTCTAATGTATGCGTATCTTTGAAGGGTAATCTGCTTATGTAATGAATAGATATCAGAAAGAGTACATATACCGAATAAATCGTGTAATAGACTTCATTGAAGCAAACATAGACAAAGAGCTGACGTTAGAAAAACTCTCGGAAGTTGCTAACTTTTCGCCGTTTCACTTTCACCGTATTTTCTCGGCATTTACTAGGGAAACGCTTAACGGTTTTATAAAGCGTAAGCGTATAGAGCGGGCTGCGAGCATACTCCTTAGCGAACCAGAAAGACCTATTGCCGAGATCGCCTACTACTGTGGTTACAGCAGTCCATCAGTATTTTGCCGAAACTTCAAAGATCGGTTTAAGGTTAGCGCCCAAGAATTTCGTAGCGGTTGGAATCAAAATAGCAAGAACGGTCAATTGGATAGCAAGAATGATAAGCTCGATGAATCGTCGATGGCGTACGTTTGTGACATCGAAACACAAACAATTTGGAGGAACGATATGAAAAACGTTATCGAGATTAAGGAAATGCCAGCAATGAACGTCATCTACTGCAGGCATAAGGGAGAATTCAACCAGATTGGCACCGCCTATGAAAAGCTGTTTAAATGGGCAGGTCCAAGAGGGTTACTTAACCATCCCGAATGTAAAGGAATTACCTACTACCACGACGACCCCAAGGTAACTGCACAGGAGAACATTCGCCAGAGCGCCTGCATCACCATATTTGAGGATGTTAAAACCGGAGGTGAAATTGGCAAGATGCAAATTCCAGGAGGGCGGTATGCTGTTGGACACTTCGAAGTCAACGAGCAAGAGTTTCAGGAGGCATGGGATACGATGTGCCGTTGGGTAGCGCAAAGCGGCTACCAGCCAGCGGATGCCAGCCCCTACGAGCTGTACCACAACAACCACGAGGAGCATCCTGAAAAGAAATTTATTGTGGATATATGCATTCCGGTGAAGGTTTTGTTGAATCGAAGTAAAAAAGAGCAATGAGCCTTGCTGAATTAGTAATAAAGTACCTCTTCACTATTCTAAACAGCATCATTGATCTGGCACTTGAATTACCGAGACATCTATTTATAAGAAGATAGATGTAATAGTAACCCCTAATAGAAATTATCCTATTAGGGGTTTTATGAAACTAGCAAGTTCTAGACATGCTTTCGATAAGTAAAGGTAGTCTATTCCCATTTTTATTCTTTTCGTTAGGAAGATTATCGATAGCAATTAAGTAGTCTCTATGGCAGGAAATTTCTAGGTAAGCCACTGCCCAAATCGACGAAGTATAATCGGATAAAATAGTTCAAATCTACTTGTGAAACCATGACCGTTAATTTATATCTTAAATAACAATATCGTTTGGTTAAGGAAGAACCTTTCTTCGGAATGTCATCCCGTGCTTATCCCGGAACCGAGCGTAGCAAGTTCAGCGTAACTAATCTAAGAAGTCGCCCATAGGGCATTATATAAGAATCTATTGGATTTCTATTTAGAGTCGGGACAAGCCCGGCATTACAGTGCTGAATGAACGTTATGTTTAAGCAAATGACATTGTGTTAAACAATGCTGTATTGGCATAATATTTGTTGTATTATTAAGTGTTCCTATGTTGAATTTAAATTAACAAAACATGAAAACGCTAAAAGCAATCACACTTTCATTGGTACTGCTAGTGCTAATAACAGCCTGCAGCAAGGACGAAGAAATTAAAAATCCAGAATTTAAACTTGCAACTCCTGATGTTATTGATGAGATAGACTATCAGGTATATTCCGCTGCTATTTCACAAGTATATCAAAACTTGACGTATATAGTAGTTTTTCAACCCACATCATCCATCAAATCCATTACACCTTCAGACACAAAATACAAAGACATTCTTATAGGTGAATTTCCTAATATCGATCAAAACATTTTCTCCGATTTCGTTGCAAAAAACGATAAAATTTACAACTTAGATTTGAAATTTAATGTTGTTCCAAAGCCATTCAAACTCTTTTCATCAGAAGAAAGCGTTTATTATTTCAAAACACTAAGCTTAGATAACGGGTGGAAGGAATTTCACAATCGATACGGACAATCAAATGGGATAATTGATCTTTCCAGAATTGGATTTAACAGCGCAAAAGATCAGGCAATTCTTGAAACAGGATACTATACGGCCTCTAATGCAGCAGAAGGTGCAATTGTTTACCTTGTAAAAGAAAATAATATTTGGAAAGTCAAAAAGGTTGTTTTAACCTGGGTGTCATAGAGCACACTAGTACTTACATTTAGGCTAAAATAAAAGAAGAGGGTGTCAATGAAACGTTGAACACCCTCTTCTTTTATTTAAAATACAGAGAATTCTACTTTACATTATCCACAGCCTTGCTGGCGGCATTTAGGAGTGCGGCGGTGGAGATTTCGCTGCCAACGGCCCCCTTCATCCAAAGTTGAGGCACAATGCGGCCTTGGGTGAACATGCGGTTAACCTCGCTGGCAAAGTTCTTACCCTCTACCTGCTCTTCTACTTGGAACTGGATTAGCTGTCCAATAGGATAAGCGCTTAGGTAAAGCGGTATCTCAATCATGTGGCTATAGATGGCTAGCACTGGTTCGTCTTTGCTGCCAAATACATCGGCGTAGTACTGGTTCCATACGGTTTTGGCAATGGCGATGGTCGCATCCTTAAGCTCGGCAGCAGTAGCCGTAGGGTGGGCGTACATCCACTTCCAAACCTCCATATCGACAATTGAAACTCCCATAATCTCGTAGGCCGACCAGGCGTTGTCCAAAATGTTTAGATCGCGCTTGCGAGGGTTGTTCTCGGGGATACCCAACAGCTCGAGGTCGCGCTTCTGGAAAAGGAAGGCCAGCGCCTCGGTAAACGAGGTGTTGGGCACACCGTTTAGCATATAGCTATCCACCAACTCCATGGTGATGGTTTGCTCTACATTGTGGCCAAACTCGTGTACGGCGATGTTGTAGCCCTTGTAGTCCATTCCGGCCTTGCCAACACGTGTGCGAAGAAGGCTGTAGTCACCCTTCATGCCCGTTCCGGCAGCATGTCCGGCGCCGCGCGATCCTTCAACCTTTATGCGCGACTGTAGGAACTGCTGCTGCTCGGGCGTAAAGCCCAGCTCGCCAAGGATGCGAGGCATATCGGCCTTGAAGGCATCGGCAGTTGGATACTTGGCGCGGGTTTTGGCGCTTAGCTCATCCTCGTTGATGCTGCTGCGCGACTTAAACCCATCGTACCAGATATCGAATGGCTGCAGCTTGCGGCCAAGGCGGCTCGCGATGAGCTTGCCCACCTTGCGAATCTCTGGAGATGCGAGGTACTCGCGGAAGAGCTTCTCGACATCGGCCTGAGGGATCTCCATACCGTACTCGAAGTTGCTCTGCAGGAAGGTTGGCTTGCCGGGGTAGTACTGGTCGAACTCCTTTGTTACGTTGAAGTTGTTTAGTAGCACCTGGTAGCGGGTGTTGGGCTCGCTGGCAGCGGTAACGGGCTTGCCGTTGTCGGTAACCACGTTGGTAACGGGGTTCCACTGGTACTTGCCCGAGTTGATCACATCCTTAGGGATGGACTGGTCGATGATGCGCTTCATAACGGCGTACACCAGCTGCTGCTTCTGCAGGCCGGTTTGCTTGTTGGCGTAGTTCGACTTCAGCTCGTCGCGAAGGCCCCAGTGGGTGATCAGCTTCATGTCGGCGGGGAAGAGCGACTGCCCCTTATCGGTAAGCAGGTTGCCCATGTAGATGTTGTAGTCGGAGATGTACTTCTCGGCATCCACCGAAATCTTGGTAGCGCGCTGCTTTAGCTCGGCAGGGATGCGCGAGGTGAACATGTCGCCCATGCGGGCGTAGGCCCACTGCTTGCGGCTCCACTTTGGCCCCATCTGGGTTTTCTCGGCCAGCGAGTAGGTGGGAAAGTTGAGCGACACCATAAAGGCCATCTTGTTGGCGTAAAGGTCGTCGGCCAGGTGGGCAAATGGGTTAAACGAGCCCACAATTTCGTCGATAGGCTCCACAGGCCCCCAGTCGAGGTCGAGCGGCTTCTTCAGGTCCATCGTCATGCGGAGGTTGTAGCCGTTCATGATCTCGAAGGCGCGCGACAGCTTGTTGAAGAGCGCATCGAGCTTTGCGGCATCGGCCTCGTAGCCATCGGTTACAAACTGCTCGAAGTTGGCCACCGAACCATCGCTGGCTCGCCAAAGCATGGCGGTTTGCTCAACGCCTCGCTTAATGCGGAACGATTCGTCTTGCCCGTACTTCGCCTCAAGCGTCGTGATCATCTTTTGTACCGACGAGGTGGGTATCGGTGTTGCATCCAGCTGCTGAGCGTTAGCGCCTAGCGCACCCATCAGCATCGAAAGAGAATACATCAGCAACTTTTTCATCTGAATAAAATTGTTTTTAACGGTTAGATGCAACCCGCATCAGTAGGTTTTATTCATGCATGCTTGCAGCTGCTAGCCATGCGGGTTTCATTGATTGTTGAAAATTCTAGTCTGACGTAAAAGTAAAAAAATAAGTTAACAAGAGCTGATGTTCATCCCTTAATGTTACCGGGGTTTTCAGCTTGCACGAGTGCGAGAACGTTTCACCAGCCAAGGTTTTCAGCTTTCACGTCTGCGAGAACGTTTCACCAGCCAAGGTTTTCAGCTTTCATCAGTGCGAGAACGTTTCACCAGCCAAGGTTTTCAGCTTTCACGTCTGCGAGAGCGTTTCACCAGCCAAGGTTTTCAGCTTTCACGAGTGCGAGAGCGTTTCACCAGCCAAGGTTTTCAGCTTTCATCAGTGCGAGAGCGTTTCTCCAGCCAAGGTTTTCAGCTTTCACGAGTGCGAGAGCATTTCCGCTCCCTCGGTAACGAGCTTTCACGTCTGCGAGAAGGTTCATGGGACCTCGGGAACGAGCTTTCACGATTGCGAGAGCATTCCCGACCTCTCGGGAATCAGCTTTCATATCTGCGAGAAGGTTCCCGAGGTCTTGGACATCGGGATGCATAGGGCTTTTCCTAGACAAAAACTCCTTGCGCGTCCCCCATAAAATGCTTTACTTTATAGCCGCATAAAACAGAACCATGTTTCAGTTTGGCTTATTCTCTACGCATTTACCCTACATCATTACGATAGCAGCCTACCTGCTTTCGTACGGGTTTTATACGCTTAGTAAGCCCAAGGAGTGCGCGTCCGAATCCGATGTGGCTGTCGCTCCTTCTTCTAGTACAGCAAGGTTCGATAATGCCGTCAAGCAGGGTTCCTACAATGCCTCGCGCCATTTTCAGGTGCAGCAGGCTGCTCTTCCAGAACAAAAGGAGTCGCCTTCTTTTACCAATGAGGCTCAAACCCGAATAAGCACGCCCGCCACTTTACTCGTAACCCAATTCTATAAGGTTTACGAGTTGTTTTCTCGTCCTCCTACACGCGGTTAGTACACCATTGGATTATGCTCCCTTGTACAAGGCGAGTTACGGCCGCTATGGTCGGCACATTCGTGCACTAACACCGTATAGAAAACCTGCAAACGGTGCAAAACCACCGATGCAGAAAACGAGAAATCATGATAAAAAAGCAAACCGCAACACTATTCATACTACTTTTTGCTGGGCTATCGGGGGTAGCACAGCGCCATATGGTGCCTAACGACACCACTAAAATATCCAACTACGAGCTGGGAGAAGTGCAGGTAAGCGCCTCGCGCAACAACGCTAAGCTAAAGGAGATTCCAGCATCGATTTCGGTAATATCGTCGAAAGCGTTAGACGAAACAGGAATAAAAACCCTTAGCGGCCTTACGGCTACAATCCCCAACCTTTTTATGGGCGATTACGGCTCTAAGCTCACCTCGCCCATCTACATTCGAGGAATAGGCTCCAAAATCAACGCGCCATCCGTTGGGCTGTACGTCGACCGCGTGCCCTTCTTCGAAAAATGCTCTTTTGCCTTCGACTTCTTCGATATCGAGCAGGTTGAGGTGCTGCGTGGCCCACAGGGTACGCTCTACGGGCGCAACACGATTGGGGGAATCATCAACGTGATCACCAAATCGCCGATGACCTACCAGGGAACCTCTCTTAACCTATCGGCCGGAACCTACGGGGACTACACCATTAGCGGAGGCCACTACGGTAAGGTGGGCGACAGGTTTGGCTACTCGTTGGCGCTTAACTACCAGCATAACGACGGATTCCATACCAACAGCTTCAACAATACGCTGGTGGATAACCTCAGTTCATTGGGGGGACGCAACCGGCTAATCTGGAATATCAGCAAGAAGCTCTCGGTAGAGAACATTGCCTCCTTCGAGCGTAGCCGTCAAGGGGGATACCCCTACGCGCTGCTCGACCCTGCAACAGGCAAGGCCAATCCGATAAAGTACAACGAATACAGCTACTACAACCGCGACCTATTCTCCGATGCGGTGGTGGTAAAGTACGATGCGTCCAGCTACGAGGTGCTATCAACCACCGCCTACCAATACCTGCACGATCATCAGGCCATAGACCAAGACTTTTCGGAAACGTCGCTCTACTTCATCAACTACTTTCAGAAGCAGAACATGATTTCGCAGGAGGCGATCATCCGCTCGAAAGGCCCAAAGCGCATTCATTGGCTCTTTGGAGCCTACGGGTTCGCACAGTTCTTCGACAGCAACGTGGAGGCTACCTACTACACCCGGAATATGAAGGATCAAAAGGCCTACCTTCACGATATCATGGGCTATGCGCTGTTCCATCAGCTAACTGTCAACGATTTTTTTGTAAAGAATTTGAGCCTCACGGCGGGGATTCGCCTCGATGCTGAAAAGGACGTGCTCGACTTTAAGTACGACATTGTAGCAAACGGCATCAAAACAACCAAGGAGGACGTAACCTACCCAGCTGATAAGACTTTAGAGATTATCCCCAAAGTTGCGCTTAGCTACCATCTTGGGAAAAGCAACATATATGCAGCCGTATCAAAAGGGTATAAGACCGGAGGATTTAACACCTCCTTCGAGCGTCCAGAGGACCACTCTTTCGACCCAGAGCATAGTATTAACTATGAAGTTGGCATAAAAAGTCCGTTGTTCGGAAGCCTATTCTATGGCGATTTGGCCCTATTCTACATCGACTGGCGAAATCAGCAGATATCCCAACCCGTAATTCCAAGCGGGAAGGGGCTTATGCTTAAGAATGCTGGAGAGTCGAGCAGTAAGGGTTTCGAAGTATCGCTACGCATGCTTCCAGTTGCCGGGTTCGATGCGTCTATCAGCTACGGTTATACCGATGCCTCCTTCACCAAGTACATACAGGTTAAAGGGCAAGACACCACAGACTTTGCCGGCAACTATATTCCCTATGTCCCCAAGCACTCACTTGGCATCCAAGTAGGAAAGACGATAAACCTTACGGGTTGCCCTGTCTTTGATAAGATCAGGCTAGGGGTAACATATCGAGGAGCAGGTCCCATCTACTGGACCGACCTCAACAACCACCACCAGCCCTACTACGGCATCCTTGATGGTCGAATTTCGTTCATCAGAAAACACCTTCAAGTTGACCTATGGGGACGTAACCTAACCGATACAGAGTATGAGTCCTACTATTTCGAGATGCAGAATCCGAAAGATCCCAAAATAAAGAACAGCTTCATTCAGACAGGTCGACCAATGCAGCTGGGGGTAAGCCTGTCGGTAAACATTTAGACAGGGAGTAGGGAGAAGTGAGTAGGGAATAGCTTTTAAGACCTACGTTAGGCGAAGGCTCGTACCTTCGTCAATCCTATCATTGCAGGCTAAAGCCTGCAGCATAGATTCGAGTACGTTTGATAGAGACGCGATTAATCGCGTCTCTACATTATAACAATAGGTAAAAAAACAGTAACGAATAGATGAACCCAAAAAGTTGGCAAAAATTTCCGGTGCTCTTTAGCCTCTACATCGCGCAGTCGATTCCAATGAGCTTCTTCTCAACGGTCGTGCCCGTAATTATGCGGCAGGAGAGCTACTCGCTGCAGTCGATTGGTCTTTTGCAGCTGGTGAAGCTACCCTGGATAGTTAAGTTCCTCTGGGCCCCCTTTATCGACAACCACACCCGCTCGCTGAAGGATCTTCGCCGTTGGGTGATCGTATCGGAGCTGTTTTATGCGGCTATAATAATAGGTATAGGCTACTTCAACCTGCAAACCGACTTTAAGCTAATCGTTATGCTGATGGTGGTGGCCTTTATCGCCTCGGCCACACAGGATATTGCCGTAGACATCTACGCCATTCTTATGCTAAAACCATCGGAACGATCGCTTGGCAACAGTATGCAATCGGGAGGCTCATTTGCCGGAAGCATTTTGGGTACGGGCGTTCTGCTGATTGCCTACCACTACTTCGGATGGAACTACCTGCTGATTCTTTTGGCAGCCTTTGTAGCCTTCGCCATTGCCCCCATGCTGCTTTACCGCAAACCGCTGGCATCGCACGAAGCCATCA includes:
- the speE gene encoding polyamine aminopropyltransferase, giving the protein MSALGRHILVEFMGCNPEILNDVFVIEQGMVKAATKAGATVINSTFHHFSPYGVSGVVVIQESHLAIHTWPEYGYAAVDLFTCGDSVDPWISFDYLKKVFESSNYSALEMKRGSLNLLQRMHFDMNNIREEAKKHINPETFNRNVWFTDKDENQALSLRYTGEVLYDKTSEFQRTRIIDTYAYGTTLTIDNMVMCTEKDESHYHEMISHPAILSHGHIKKVLVIGGGDGGTIREVLRHSSVEKVTMVEIDENVIEASKMYLPSVSRSFNHPKLKLIVGDGIKFVEEAKPESYDLIIVDGSDPVGPAEGLFSKKFYESCFNALTPNGILVTQAESPLFNDRAFVELNGCLKEVFGNEKVKTLLFHIPTYPSGTWSFQLGVKGDIDVTNVKDECAETFGNNHLLNYYNANVHRGAFALPNFVKRMLNEL
- a CDS encoding agmatinase family protein; its protein translation is MEFNPNGVGQPNGNYFALPYSPEEANVVLLSVPWDVTTSYAPGTADGPQAILNASPQLDLHDPFVKDAWKVGIGTLPIDEGWRDKSAELRELAEDVIERLENGEPEDSPAIVKHLKTINSASESLNDYVYAEAKNWTEKGKIVGVVGGEHSVPFGLIKALSEKHESLGILHIDAHCDLRVAYEGFNYSHASIMYNVLDKIPAVDRLVQVAVRDFSEEEISLAMSHPKIVPFTDFELCEEKFQGMSWHDQCEQIIEQLPKKVYISFDIDGLTPDCCPNTGTPVPGGLTFQEAIYLLKLIAESGRKIVGFDLVEVAPDDKGEWDANVGARMLYKLCNLAYKSNQ
- a CDS encoding sulfite exporter TauE/SafE family protein, producing the protein MSILLILGLILLGIAAGYFSGLVGIGGGIIIVPALVLLFGFTQYAAQGTTLALLVPPIGILAVWKYYQSGYVNVKTAAIICVGFVIGSYLGSNTAVSIPQETLRKIFAILLVALGIRMFIGHS
- a CDS encoding AraC family transcriptional regulator; the encoded protein is MNRYQKEYIYRINRVIDFIEANIDKELTLEKLSEVANFSPFHFHRIFSAFTRETLNGFIKRKRIERAASILLSEPERPIAEIAYYCGYSSPSVFCRNFKDRFKVSAQEFRSGWNQNSKNGQLDSKNDKLDESSMAYVCDIETQTIWRNDMKNVIEIKEMPAMNVIYCRHKGEFNQIGTAYEKLFKWAGPRGLLNHPECKGITYYHDDPKVTAQENIRQSACITIFEDVKTGGEIGKMQIPGGRYAVGHFEVNEQEFQEAWDTMCRWVAQSGYQPADASPYELYHNNHEEHPEKKFIVDICIPVKVLLNRSKKEQ
- a CDS encoding TonB-dependent receptor, producing the protein MIKKQTATLFILLFAGLSGVAQRHMVPNDTTKISNYELGEVQVSASRNNAKLKEIPASISVISSKALDETGIKTLSGLTATIPNLFMGDYGSKLTSPIYIRGIGSKINAPSVGLYVDRVPFFEKCSFAFDFFDIEQVEVLRGPQGTLYGRNTIGGIINVITKSPMTYQGTSLNLSAGTYGDYTISGGHYGKVGDRFGYSLALNYQHNDGFHTNSFNNTLVDNLSSLGGRNRLIWNISKKLSVENIASFERSRQGGYPYALLDPATGKANPIKYNEYSYYNRDLFSDAVVVKYDASSYEVLSTTAYQYLHDHQAIDQDFSETSLYFINYFQKQNMISQEAIIRSKGPKRIHWLFGAYGFAQFFDSNVEATYYTRNMKDQKAYLHDIMGYALFHQLTVNDFFVKNLSLTAGIRLDAEKDVLDFKYDIVANGIKTTKEDVTYPADKTLEIIPKVALSYHLGKSNIYAAVSKGYKTGGFNTSFERPEDHSFDPEHSINYEVGIKSPLFGSLFYGDLALFYIDWRNQQISQPVIPSGKGLMLKNAGESSSKGFEVSLRMLPVAGFDASISYGYTDASFTKYIQVKGQDTTDFAGNYIPYVPKHSLGIQVGKTINLTGCPVFDKIRLGVTYRGAGPIYWTDLNNHHQPYYGILDGRISFIRKHLQVDLWGRNLTDTEYESYYFEMQNPKDPKIKNSFIQTGRPMQLGVSLSVNI